The sequence below is a genomic window from Alosa alosa isolate M-15738 ecotype Scorff River chromosome 5, AALO_Geno_1.1, whole genome shotgun sequence.
gggtgagggggggtgtGAACTTTCACgatattctaatattttgagaccTGTATACTGAGAATGAGAAATTTAATTTTGTTTCAGACAAACCAAATCACTTCTAGGTCCGGAGTTGTGCTGGGCTAGCCTACgaacaaagttttttttttatctttcagCATATCTCCCAAAAATTGACTAATCACAGTGGCTGCCTGACATTAGCCTACAAGCCACCACAAATGGGCCACCCGAGATCCAACAACGTCACTTCCCGAAAATTCCCGGCGGTGTTTTTTAATCTAGCAGATCTTCTTCAACGTTGTTTATCTCTAACATCGAGAGGGACCGTTTCCAAGACCACTCCGTCGAACCGTCACATTTCTACTGTAAATATAAGCGGGGCTctattaggcctactgcattcgtaagttttgtttcttttcttgcTAGCCTACCCTACGCCGAGTTTGGTAACAACGGTGTGCAACCACGCGCTACAGGCTtttgaagtagcctagcctagtttTTGTTCAGTGGGTGTGTCAacattgatgtagcctatcctATCAAAACCCGCTGGTGAGCACAACTAgaagctatttaaatatgtcaCTGCCTTTTATAAATAACTTATTGTTAACTGGTATATGTATAAAAATGGGTATTATTGTTTTTGTACCACAGTTAGTCTGCATTTGTGTTGTTCCAATGTTCCATGTCATCTATGTGCGAAGGTCACGTTAATCTTAATACATGAACACATAGTGTCTGCTTTGTTGTGATTTAAGTGCCCATTCTAACTATTTATGTTGTGTTCATTTTAGACCCTGGTGATGAGCAGTTACTTTGAAACAGATAGAAATTATGTAACAACAGGCAAGTTGCTCTtttgtgcctgtgtgcttgAAAACGGTCTCTTTTTACCAACAGAGATGGAGACACAATTCAGGAAGAAATCGGCTGATGGCAGTTTCTTTCTCAGTGATTCCTTGGAGGCACTCGGTGTGAAAACAGAGAACCAGGAGAGCCCACTGTCGCACCCTCTTTCACCAGATCAGGTTGCGGAGTCAACTAGGAAGGCGGATGTGCAACAAAGCAGTGGCCCAGACAACAGAAGTTGTGTGTTGGACCTTTGTCTCCCTGCTGCCTGGATATCTGTTTTACCTCCCCTGGACCAGCAGTGGATTTCCAGGGCACTCTTCAAGTGGTCACAAACTGGACAGCCAGAGCTGGACTTTGCCATTTTGGATAAGAAGTGGTGGTATCCCCCGCAGCTTTCACCTGCCCCCACTGCTATTCCAGCAATGGTGAGGTACTTTGGACATCCCTTCTTTGTCTGGATGCCGATGAAGGTCTGGCATGTGCAGCTGTTCTGTCCACACACAGAGTGTGGAAAGGAGCTCACCTTTGCAGGACTGCACCAGCAGATCCGGCGTGTTGTTGGCCTCAGCACCACCTACTTCCTGACAACGGAGGACCTCCGCTGTAAGGGCTGCAATAGGACAGTGGCTAGCTGGAGCCACAGCATTGTGCATCAGTTGGACGTCTGCCACCAAGTCCAgtttccttttctcctctccgcCGAGCTGGGCTGTGACATGCAGGTGGTGCGGCAGCTGCGACTGAGGGGCCCTGGGAAGAGCATCGGCCAGTTTCAGACCCAGCTGGAGGAGCAGCACACAGAGGCTTGGTTGCAGAAACAGGTCCATTTCCGGACCGATTTCAGGAGACTAATGCAAGCGGTTGTGTCTGGACTGAAAGCTCCGGTCATGCTTGGGGATTTGCCCACTATGCTCCCAGTTCCAAAGAATCGCTGGCTGATGCAGGCGTATTCCCAGGACGTGCTTAGCCGGCTGAAGGAGACAAAAGCGTCCATCACCTCCCAGTTTGGACGAATGTTAAAAATGGACTCGACCAAAAGAATCGTCAAGACGCTGGCAGGGGAGAGCGATGCAACATCATCCTGGGTCACCAGCATCATCAATGAGCACGGTCAGGTGATCATTTCCGTGCTTACGGCCAGCAAGGGCAGAGACCTGGGAAAGATGATCGGTGATCGATGGCGTCGTTAGCCGCTACCAGGATGCCGGAGTGTCGCCGCCTGAGGCGCTGTATGTCGACCAGGACTGCTGTGGGTCCAACATGCTCAGGCCATGGCCCAGCACAAAGATTCGCCTGGACATTTGGCAGTTCATGCAAAGAAGCACTCAAAGAGGCCAAACGGGCAGAGCTGGAGGATGGGCAGACGCAGCCTTCCGATGCAGACGTCACGTGTCACATCACCAGGGCTGAGATGGCGCTACACTGCAAGAGGACCACCAGAAGTAGCAGTGAGATGGAGGAACTCCTAAACGAGCTGATCCAGGTCTACGATGGAGAGACGGGCTGCGACCCTCTTGGCGTGCCTCTCATTAACTCTGAGGATGGCACAGATCTGGGAGGAACAGAAGAAGCACCTCCCCTGCATCCAGGACCCACCAGGCGTGCAATTGTACACGCAGACAGGGACCCTGCACAAGGGGCATCACAGTCTGCCCACCTACAGATGCGCCAGGGAGTCCACTTCACTGCAGCGTTTCCATCTCCACATAAACAGCTTTATCCCAGGTAAGGGTTCATTCTAGTTTCCCTTCAGAAATGtattttcaaaaataaataaacaaaatgtgcATTTCACACAATGTGACATGCGATCATTGCATAAcactgtatgtatttgtatttgtaggAACTTTAGCCAGTGCCACGTTGTTTCAGGCCTATCTGGTGGAGGGCATTGCGAGGTGGAATGAGGACAGGGCCATGGCAGCAGAAGGGAGAGTCATGTCCCAGAGTGACCGCCTCAGGCAAGCTGCCAACCAGCTCGCCTGGGAGGTCATGGGAATTACGCCGATGGACTGCACAGGGTCACCAAAGTATACAGGTAGACATTTCTTTCAATAAAAACACTTTAGTGCTGTATTGTATCTAAATGAAATacttaaatattattttatgtttaCTCATATCCATAACTTGTTTTctagttcattcattcatttatttttttttaggtgAACTCATAGGTGTGGAGTACTTGTACGACCAAACTGGCAGTGCTCTAGAAGATTACAAACTTACTCTGTCAGCGCTGGAGACAGAAGAGGTGACCGTGGCAGAGGACGAGGGCTACGTGGAGCGAGTGAAGCTTGAGGACTTCACCATCCCCATGCCTGACGAGTCTGATCCACCTGCTTCTCCCAACACATTCAGATCTGCTCTTTGTTTATTCCCTCTCCCCACCTCAACAACCTCAACCAACTCAGCCACCTCAACCAACTCAGTTATCGCTGCTGCACATTCTGCCCTTGCTGTCCGgtcatctcctctccccacctcaaCCACTAAAGACATGACGTCTACACCTTCTGTTCTTCCTGTCCTGTCATCTGGTCTCCTCCCCTCAACTACCACCGCCATCACTTCAACAGGGAAAGCACAGCTCCACCTGGCCATTGGGCCTGGTGAGCCATCGACGGCTCCAGCTCAGCATCCCCTGCCTGAAGCTGGAGCACTGCAGTCTTCTCCTGCACTGTCCTTCGCTGGCCCCAGGCCGGTCCTAATTCTACCCAGACCGTGTCCAGAGGGTCCCACCAATCAACTGACCCCAACTAGGCTGTTGCTTCCTGCCGGGGCAACCCTGGTGACCGTTGGTTCTTCACTGGAGGTCTCAAGGCCACACACCGGTGCGGCAGCGGTGCCATACTCAACCCAATGCtacaggaagaggaagtgggagagaggcacacacactcgcaagTATGTCAGAACAAGAGTTGTGAGCATTTGTAAACAGTGCTATAAAGAGAGAAAGCCACCCACCCACGTGCAATACTATGGCAATTGGGACTGTGAAGAGACTGCTACTGTCAAACTATCTGAATGGAGAGAAAGCATGGCAGCCAAAGGctatggaaaaaagaaatacacatAAAATATATTGTAATACATTGTATGGTGCAtattggttttattttttaaaggaaaATATATGATTAAGGCCGGAAATTGTAGGAAAATGTGCGTGATTAAAAGGTTTGAAGAGCTCCAGTGTCCACTGTACTTGTCATACATATTCACAAAAGGGCTTGACAGCTCAGAGTGTCCCCTttaaaatgataccaaacacAATAATATAAAACATTGAAATATATCCTGAACATGAGCCAATACCAAGATATGCACCAGCATCTATAATGCTAAAGGGTAACTTTAACAGCTGATAACACTAATTTAGCTGTGACTCAGGAAGGGTTGTCATACCAAAATGTTAGCTACAGACATGgatcttttaaaaaatgataAGTAACCTTTGCCACCTTGACATCTGGTCTGGCCCATAGACTATTATCACTGACAATATATACTATATTAACAGTAGAtgacatacatatatatgtatgcaaAACTCACTGTAACTAAcccaatttaagtttaaaacAATACGTAGCCTTTTTGTGTTGATTTTGAACAGATATTCATGGCCATGGTCTGCCTTTTATAGTAACCAATAAATGTGTTTCACACACCTTTGTCCAATAGCAATTTCACACTTTCCGGCAGATCTTAAACTAATCTCAGAAATCAGTGTTGTGTAGCATCCCCACTGAATGATggataaatactttttttttattcttttttaggTATTTATTGCAAATCACCAAGTCAATGTAAGGCataaagcacaaacacaaatacattagctGCATTGCCATGTACTGTAGCCTCAAGCATTGCCCTAATATTCTTTCACATCACTTAAAGCGTAACTTTATCCAAGGGTGTTTTTgcctagggtgtttttgtgaatgtacccgagtcattcgtttaaaagcataattacgtccgaagcgccacttttaagcttatCCGTGTTGTCGTTTTtgggtcaaatggccttttgaatgggaattgTAGGGGCACTATTTTGTTACAagatcgcgtcaaaatcgctatttttaaaacactaagaaggctcgacacaacatgaaaccttgatcgaagtatcatcagtgtctctacacatgaactcgagcattgagaacattgttcgtgtacacagtttactaaaaagaaaggttttggaccagcttaaaagtggcgcttcggacgtaattatgcttttaaacgaaagtttgactcgggtacattaaacaccctaggatgcattttggcgaaagTTACGCTTTAACACTAAGTCAATTTAGTTCAGCTTAACTCAATTGTTTATAGTCCAAATTACTTTAAGCCATAAACACTTATTAACAGTATAGCATTCCATTAACTCTAACCTTGTCCCTTTTTGGAGTGTGATAAACATTAAGGTGAGTCCCTCAATAGCATGTTGAATGTTCTTTTATTTAAGTTCATCAAAGTTAACCTATTTTAACGCTCAATGAAAACATTTAAAGTATTAGCGTGGGATTTATGgcaaacaacaaaacataacaaataTCCCTATTAAACTCCAGTAAATTTGTAATGACCATCCAGCACTGCTGTCTTGGcttcaatatttattttgctCAATTATCACTTTTGGCAAGTTTTGAAATTCTCAGtgattgatttttttccccttgatGAAAATTCTctagattctctctctctctctctctccatacaggGACCAAACATTAGGCATACAAGAACACAAGAGATAATGATCTTATTCAAATGGGTTTATTGTACTTTGAAATAGGTTCCATCTTAGTTGTTCATCATAGCCTGTAAAAATAAACACAGTTTACAGTTTACATCATATATTGTGTTTCAGAAGATATGACATAATAATTGaaatacatgtactgtacactaCAGACATGCTTAGTTCAGATGCTagaccttctgtgtgtgtgttgtgtatgtgtgtatgtgcactttACCTGGTCAATCCAGTCATTGAAGGCAGACACGCGGGTGAAGACAGTGGGCTTCCTGATGAAGTTGCAGCCCAGGCCAGAGACGAAGCTGGCGATGCCATGGACCTCCCATGTGCCCTCAGCGTTCTTGCAGTTCAGGGGGCCACCAGAGTCACCCTTTGCCAAGAGAGACGAGTGGTCAACAGAGGGCACCGCCAGGTGCGCAAatccacacactcattcacagtGTAGTCATGTTAGTGTTATTTTGATGGTTATTTTATATCTTTGGACTCTAATttaccccgacacacacacacacacacacacacacacacacataaacaaacaaagggAGTTTCTACACAAGACCGTACATTTTCGGCTGCATCTCTGTGCCATCGCATATTCAAAGCATTCATTTTGAATTGCATTCAGCTGACTTGATGTCagtcttctccttctccttcctgAAACATAAACCAACCACACAGTTTTGATATTTCGTCATTTCTATCCTTGCCCCTGGTACTCACATTGCAACCTCCAACGACACCGTCTCCTCCGGCACAGACCATAGTGGTCCTGAGAGCAGGTCCCCACCAGTCGCTCTTGGTGCAGGTGGCGTGGTCCACCACAGGCATCAGGGCCTGCTGCAGGTTATCAGCGATGGGGCCTCCAGCTACAGGACAGCAGTGACACAGACCTCAGTCAGACCTCAGCACTGTACACATTCCACAGCTGTTAATctacacatattcacatttcacacacacagggagaaatGTCAGAAGTTTTACGGTCAGAGGGGCATATGTACACACAAGCATACCTGGAGTTCGGCTATGTAAGTTACTCAGCTGTCACACGTATATAAAGCACTTCAATGTCCGTGCCATATGTGACTCATAAAGTCAAATGCAGGCTCACTGTATGCTCTTAGATGAGTACACAGACATTTGTGAGAGGTAGAAGGAACAAAAGAAATGTAGGCCCTACTGTAGAGTCTGCCCCAGCCGGTGATGTAGCAGGGGTAGTCGTGGGTGAGGATGCTGCCGGCGGAGGGGATGCAGCCCAGCTGGACGGAGTCACTCAGGGTCACGTGCTCGGACAGCTTGATCAGGGCAATGTCATTTCTGTGGAGCAATGCAGAGCCATCATAATTCACAATTAGGATCATGATTAAACAGAACGTCTTTCTTCAGGGTCATGGTGCCACTGTTTAATGTTGTCCTGGTAGGCATGTGTGAGCAGCATTGATAGATGTGGCACATGCCCCACCATTTCTATCACATATTTTAATGACCGCAAATGGGTCTCCTCCTCACCCGAAGGCCACGAAGATGGGGTTCCACTTCTCGTGAACGATCATCTTTTCGGGGGTGATGGCCTTGGAGCCGGCCTCGTCCTGCACCAGGTTGTGCTTTCCAACAAAGACTCTGTAGGTCAGGTcagtgctgcaggagagagagagagagagagagagagagagtcagacatATTTCTAATCCACACAGGCTAACATCCCTGCGCCTAAATCAAATCAAGAATTCCCAAACGTCTCAATCAACTACAATTTCTGTTTGGCAAAATTCCTCAACTTAAACTTTTTAGTTATACATGAATTAAAACTGTAATGATAGATTACAATTTTGCAGACATCAATGTTATATAACAGGAAAACAAGGATAAGCCATTTTTTGCAACACTGAACACTGAAGAAAGGGCTATTACTTGATGCAGTGGGCAGCGGTCATGACCCAGTTGGTGGCAATCAGAGATCCTCCACAGGTGTGCCCCCACTGACCATTCCTCTGGTACTGCAGGGAGATCTGTGGAAGGAGTTGGACAAAGAATTTAGATTGAGAGAGAATAGCATGTGTAAGTATAACTTGCACTACTTAGCTACCGCTTTACTGCATGGACATATGAAGAAATGAACTACgaaaaagaggggaaaagaaGTGTAAATCAGGAAAGGAAGGAGGAAAAGCAgaagcaaaaacacacaaaagggaagaaggagagaatgagaggaaagagagatgagacaaCAGTCCCCATACCTGCCAGGGCCAGCTGTTGGGGATGGCGTCCACTCCGTTGACTACACGAGTCATGAGGGGCTCGGTGGCGGGAGTGCCGCACCCGAAGGCTGAGGAAGTGAAATAGAATTCCTTTACTCTGTCGCCACTTTATCTGACTAAAGTTTTGATTTACCACACACTTtccttcacttcctctctctcacacagatacacacacacacatgaattagcacacacacagagcccttaCCGCTAGCGATGAGCACAGATGCCAGGACAATGGAGAACATGTTGACTTTGTTCAACTGCGGTGAGAGGGTCTCTATAAGGCTGGCTTTTAAATGTTCCACTTCCAAACTGTCATGCTGTCggtgtgacgaaatgtcctttggATAAATAAGAGCGGTTTCATCATTAGGAACTCAGCTGTGCTATCAAAAGCCATTCTCATGCATGtccttcaagtgtgtgtgtgtgtgtgtgtgtgtgtgtgtgtgtgtgtgtgtgtgtgtgtgtgtgagtgactaaaagagagagacagacaatatatatatatatgattgttgtgtgtgtctgtgtgtgtgtgtgtgtctgtgtgtttgtgtgtgtgtgtgtgtgtgtgtgatgtgtgtgtgtgtgtgtgtgtgtgtgtgtgtgtgtgtgtgtgtgtgtgtgtgtgtgtgtgtgtgtgtgtgtgtgtgtgtgtgtgtgtgtgtgtgtgtgtgtgtgtgtgtgtgtgtgtgtgtgtgtgtgtgtgtgtgtgtgtgtgtgtgtgtgtgtgtgtgtgtgtgtgtgtgtgtgtgtgtgtgtgtgtgtgtgtgtgtgtgtgtgtgtgtgtgtgtgtgtgtgtgtgtgtgtgtgtgtgtgtgtgtgtgtgtgtgtgtgtgtgtgtgtgtgtgtgtgtgtgtgtgtgtgtgtgtgtgtgtgtgtgtgtgtgtgtgtgtgtgtgtgtgtgtgtgtgtgtgtgtgtgtgtgtgtgtgtgtgtgtgtgtgtgtgtgtgtgtgtgtgtgtgtgtgtgtgtgtgtgtgtgtgtgtgtgtgtgtgtgtgtgtgtgtgtgtgtgtgtgtgtgtgtgtgtgtgtgtgtgtgtgtgtgtgtgtgtgtgtgtgtgtgtgtgtgtgtgtgtgtgtgtgtgtgtgtgtgtgtgtgtgtgtgtgtgtgtgtgtgtgtgtgtgtgtgtgtgtgtgtgtgtgtgtgtgtgtgtgtgtgtgtgtgtgtgtgtgtgtgtgtgtgtgtgtgtgtgtgtgtgtgtgtgtgtgtgtgtgtgtgtgtgtgtgtgtgtgtgtgtgtgtgtgtgtgtgtgtgtgtgtgtgtgtgtgtgtgtgtgtgtgtgtgtgtgtgtgtgtgtgtgtgtgtgtgtgtgtgtgtgtgtgtgtgtgtgtgtgtgtgtgtgtgtgtgtgtgtgtgtgtgtgtgtgtgtgtgtgtgtgtgtgtgtgtgtgtgtgtgtgtgtgtgtgtgtgtgtgtgtgtgtgtgtgtgtgtgtgtgtgtgtgtgtgtgtgtgtgtgtgtgtgtgtgtgtgtgtgtgtgtgtgtgtgtgtgtgtgtgtgtgtgtgtgtgtgtgtgtgtgtgtgtgtgtgtgtgtgtgtgtgtgtgtgtgtgtgtgtgtgtgtgtgtgtgtgtgtgtgtcctgcaccAGGTTGTGCTTTCCAACAAAGACTCTGTAGGTCAGGTcagtgctgcaggagagagagagagagagagagagagagagtcagacatATTTCTAATCCACACAGGCTAACATCCCTGCGCCTAAATCAAATCAAGAATTCCCAAACGTCTCAATCAACTACAATTTCTGTTTGGCAAAATTCCTCAACTTAAACTTTTAGTTATACATGAATTAAAACTGTAATGATAGATTACAATTTTGCAGACATCAATGTTATATAACAGGAAAACAAGGATAAGCCATTTTTTGCAACACTGAACACTGAAGAAAGGGCTATTACTTGATGCAGTGGGCAGCGGTCATGACCCAGTTGGTGGCAATCAGAGATCCTCCACAGGTGTGCCCCCACTGACCATTCCTCTGGTACTGCAGGGAGATCTGTGGAAGGAGTTGGACAAAGAATTTAGATTGAGAGAGAATAGCATGTGTAAGTATAACTTGCACTACTTAGCTACCGCTTTTACTGCATGGACATATGAAGAAATGAACTACTTaaaaagaggggaaaagaaGTGTAAAATCAGGAAAGGAAGGAGGAAAAAGCAgaagcaaaaaaaacacacaaaagggaagaaggagagaatgagaggaaagagagatgagacaaCAGTCCCCATACCTGCCAGGGCCAGCTGTTGGGGATGGCGTCCACTCCGTTGACTACACGAGTCATGAGGGGCTCGGTGGCGGGAGTGCCGCACCCGAAGGCTGAGGAAGTGAAATAGAATTCCTTTACTCTGTCGCCACTTTATCTGACTAAAGTTTTGATTTACCACACACTTtccttcacttcctctctctcacacagatacacacacacacatgaattagcacacacacagagcccttaC
It includes:
- the LOC125294344 gene encoding uncharacterized protein LOC125294344 isoform X2: METQFRKKSADGSFFLSDSLEALGVKTENQESPLSHPLSPDQVAESTRKADVQQSSGPDNRSCVLDLCLPAAWISVLPPLDQQWISRALFKWSQTGQPELDFAILDKKWWYPPQLSPAPTAIPAMVRYFGHPFFVWMPMKVWHVQLFCPHTECGKELTFAGLHQQIRRVVGLSTTYFLTTEDLRCKGCNRTVASWSHSIVHQLDVCHQVQFPFLLSAELGCDMQVVRQLRLRGPGKSIGQFQTQLEEQHTEAWLQKQVHFRTDFRRLMQAVVSGLKAPVMLGDLPTMLPVPKNRWLMQAYSQDVLSRLKETKASITSQFGRMLKMDSTKRIVKTLAGESDATSSWVTSIINEHGQVIISVLTASKGRDLGKMIGDRWRR
- the LOC125294344 gene encoding uncharacterized protein LOC125294344 isoform X1, whose translation is MERRAATLLACLSLTLRMAQIWEEQKKHLPCIQDPPGVQLYTQTGTLHKGHHSLPTYRCARESTSLQRFHLHINSFIPGTLASATLFQAYLVEGIARWNEDRAMAAEGRVMSQSDRLRQAANQLAWEVMGITPMDCTGSPKYTGELIGVEYLYDQTGSALEDYKLTLSALETEEVTVAEDEGYVERVKLEDFTIPMPDESDPPASPNTFRSALCLFPLPTSTTSTNSATSTNSVIAAAHSALAVRSSPLPTSTTKDMTSTPSVLPVLSSGLLPSTTTAITSTGKAQLHLAIGPGEPSTAPAQHPLPEAGALQSSPALSFAGPRPVLILPRPCPEGPTNQLTPTRLLLPAGATLVTVGSSLEVSRPHTGAAAVPYSTQCYRKRKWERGTHTRKYVRTRVVSICKQCYKERKPPTHVQYYGNWDCEETATVKLSEWRESMAAKGYGKKKYT
- the LOC125294345 gene encoding chymotrypsin-like elastase family member 2A, with translation MFSIVLASVLIASAFGCGTPATEPLMTRVVNGVDAIPNSWPWQISLQYQRNGQWGHTCGGSLIATNWVMTAAHCINTDLTYRVFVGKHNLVQDEAGSKAITPEKMIVHEKWNPIFVAFGNDIALIKLSEHVTLSDSVQLGCIPSAGSILTHDYPCYITGWGRLYTGGPIADNLQQALMPVVDHATCTKSDWWGPALRTTMVCAGGDGVVGGCNGDSGGPLNCKNAEGTWEVHGIASFVSGLGCNFIRKPTVFTRVSAFNDWIDQAMMNN
- the LOC125295254 gene encoding chymotrypsin-like elastase family member 2A; this translates as MFSIVLASVLIASAFGCGTPATEPLMTRVVNGVDAIPNSWPWQISLQYQRNGQWGHTCGGSLIATNWVMTAAHCINTDLTYRVFVGKHNLVTFRHTDSMTVWKWNI